The Sulfolobus acidocaldarius DSM 639 genome has a window encoding:
- a CDS encoding VIT1/CCC1 transporter family protein — translation MNIMEEPIVHNTHEADIFRTKVFGIQDGLIGVGALISGASGYSHDPLIVLVTGLLATIAQAFSMGVGEYISTRVRSQIIENEIKKEKFEIENYPEKEKEELKSFYMQKGLTESEAEKIANKIMTNKYVVLQEMLIHELKMTPEEFESPVKLGFLMSFYLIVGGIIPLIPFILGMFFSIPFLYLVVSSMAVILVTLAIFGVLSTKYTGLSKSRGAFEQIGTGLIALIGSYFAGMIISYFIPLPQHLVI, via the coding sequence ATGAATATAATGGAGGAGCCAATTGTTCATAATACACATGAAGCTGATATCTTCAGAACTAAAGTTTTCGGAATACAAGATGGACTCATAGGAGTAGGCGCCCTAATATCTGGCGCATCAGGTTACTCTCACGATCCTTTAATAGTATTAGTAACAGGTTTACTCGCGACTATAGCCCAGGCTTTCTCCATGGGCGTAGGGGAATACATATCCACTAGAGTCAGATCACAAATAATAGAGAATGAAATAAAGAAGGAGAAGTTCGAAATAGAAAACTATCCTGAGAAAGAAAAAGAAGAACTTAAATCATTTTATATGCAGAAGGGGTTAACAGAGAGTGAAGCTGAAAAAATTGCTAACAAGATAATGACCAATAAGTACGTTGTACTACAGGAGATGTTAATCCACGAGTTAAAGATGACACCAGAGGAATTTGAGAGTCCAGTAAAGTTAGGATTTCTAATGTCTTTTTACTTAATAGTCGGTGGTATTATACCACTAATACCATTTATATTGGGAATGTTCTTTTCAATACCATTTCTATATCTAGTTGTGTCCTCAATGGCTGTTATACTTGTTACATTGGCTATTTTCGGTGTCTTATCTACTAAGTATACCGGTCTCAGTAAGAGTAGAGGTGCCTTTGAGCAGATTGGCACAGGGTTAATTGCACTGATAGGTAGTTATTTCGCCGGTATGATAATATCTTACTTTATCCCCCTTCCCCAGCACTTAGTAATTTAG
- the thiD gene encoding bifunctional hydroxymethylpyrimidine kinase/phosphomethylpyrimidine kinase, giving the protein MRKRPVVMTIAGSDSGGGAGLQADLKTFTTLGVFGTVVVTGLTAQNTKGVFKVLEVPPDFVESQIDVIMTDLKPEYAKTGMLANSRIVEVVRKKVREYNIRLVLDPVMVAKSGDLLVTEDTVSALKELIRESIILTPNKFEAEKIVGRKIENILDLKNTAREIYTKYGVDVVVKGGGSLGGIDYAIVQGEEIELQSKKMETKNTHGSGDVFSASLTAYLAKGHKIKEAVKMAKEFVSKSIEYSLDLGEGNGPVDPFSNVESIVERETAREDAENLLWQLERNPKLIRTVLEEEDKSNVAVLTSYQDVATLAGGTIPYLDKIKVDGPVLINLNNKVTQIAKDYKRRIVLSVSLNSNLLNAVQEGTIKITKSGLDGDLILHEGRAYLTANTVEEMIEKLKRVSK; this is encoded by the coding sequence GTGAGGAAAAGACCTGTAGTCATGACAATAGCAGGCAGTGATTCAGGTGGGGGTGCAGGATTACAAGCTGATCTGAAAACTTTCACAACATTAGGCGTATTCGGGACAGTAGTAGTCACAGGCTTAACTGCACAAAACACTAAAGGTGTATTCAAAGTCCTTGAAGTTCCTCCAGATTTTGTGGAGTCTCAAATAGATGTAATTATGACCGACCTGAAGCCCGAATACGCAAAAACGGGAATGCTAGCTAACTCCCGTATAGTTGAAGTAGTGAGGAAAAAGGTAAGGGAATACAACATAAGGCTAGTACTCGATCCGGTAATGGTAGCTAAATCAGGTGACCTATTGGTAACAGAGGATACCGTGTCAGCTTTGAAGGAGTTGATAAGGGAATCCATAATACTCACTCCAAATAAGTTTGAAGCTGAGAAAATAGTGGGAAGAAAAATCGAGAACATACTAGACCTTAAAAATACTGCTCGTGAGATCTATACTAAGTATGGTGTCGATGTTGTTGTAAAGGGAGGGGGAAGCTTGGGAGGAATCGATTATGCCATTGTCCAAGGAGAAGAAATCGAATTACAGAGTAAAAAGATGGAAACTAAGAACACTCATGGGAGTGGAGATGTGTTCTCTGCCTCTCTCACAGCGTATTTAGCCAAGGGTCACAAAATCAAGGAAGCAGTAAAGATGGCTAAGGAGTTTGTGTCAAAATCCATAGAGTACTCTTTGGATTTAGGGGAGGGGAATGGTCCAGTTGATCCTTTTTCTAATGTGGAAAGCATAGTCGAAAGAGAAACTGCAAGGGAAGATGCAGAGAATTTGTTATGGCAACTAGAAAGAAACCCTAAACTAATAAGGACTGTATTAGAAGAGGAAGACAAGAGCAATGTTGCTGTTCTAACCAGTTATCAAGACGTTGCAACATTAGCCGGGGGTACGATACCTTATCTAGATAAGATTAAGGTTGATGGACCCGTACTAATAAACCTCAATAATAAGGTAACGCAAATTGCCAAGGATTATAAGAGGAGAATAGTTCTATCAGTTTCCTTGAACAGTAATCTACTTAACGCTGTTCAGGAGGGTACGATAAAAATTACAAAGAGCGGTCTTGATGGAGACCTAATACTACATGAAGGTAGGGCTTATCTCACGGCTAACACTGTAGAAGAGATGATAGAGAAACTTAAAAGGGTGTCAAAATGA
- a CDS encoding DUF763 domain-containing protein, translating to MGLEGIADLPLHTGKVPYWLASIMRRLSKAIIDVMIIEWGPDKVVERLSNPLWFQGFNNIIGMDWDSSGSTTVTLGILKEVIKPEEEGIAVLGGKGKNALKVPDELNSLRGKFSVNLEKIERASRLVAKVDSTLIQDGHTLYHHSVLVSESGKWGIIQQGMNLETRFARRYHWLSTENFLVEPHKGIMGVKQEIAINAVDKNVENTRKLMVDLLKEPPEKLINDVVKAENMIKGQTTLDNPSAFKVDIKKRRIYMKPIEISKIRQILHKVYEVNPSNLEEALLHGLGPSSTRALYLVADLIYNEPPSYNDPVNMPYDPFKYAYAIGGKDGIPFPVNRKVAYEVIYTLEDILQRIKTEEKDREFALRKLRSLAEGLKE from the coding sequence GTGGGTCTCGAAGGAATAGCAGATTTACCGCTTCACACAGGTAAAGTTCCCTACTGGTTAGCAAGTATTATGAGGAGGTTATCAAAGGCTATTATAGACGTGATGATAATTGAGTGGGGTCCAGATAAAGTAGTTGAGAGGCTATCAAACCCTCTGTGGTTTCAAGGGTTTAACAATATCATAGGCATGGATTGGGACTCCTCTGGTTCAACCACAGTTACGTTAGGAATACTCAAAGAAGTTATAAAACCAGAGGAAGAAGGAATAGCAGTATTAGGCGGTAAAGGTAAAAATGCCTTAAAAGTCCCTGATGAATTAAACAGCCTTAGAGGAAAATTTTCTGTAAACCTTGAAAAGATTGAAAGAGCCAGTAGATTAGTGGCTAAAGTTGATAGTACACTAATTCAGGATGGACATACGCTATATCACCACTCAGTTTTAGTTAGTGAAAGCGGAAAATGGGGTATTATACAACAGGGGATGAATCTGGAGACCAGATTTGCCAGGAGGTACCATTGGCTTTCTACTGAAAACTTCCTAGTTGAACCGCATAAAGGCATAATGGGTGTAAAACAGGAAATTGCCATAAATGCCGTAGATAAGAATGTGGAGAATACAAGAAAGTTGATGGTTGACCTCCTTAAAGAGCCTCCTGAGAAATTAATTAATGACGTAGTAAAGGCTGAAAATATGATAAAAGGACAGACCACACTAGATAATCCCTCCGCGTTCAAGGTTGATATAAAGAAGAGGAGAATTTACATGAAGCCGATAGAGATATCCAAAATTAGGCAAATACTACATAAGGTATATGAAGTAAACCCATCTAATTTAGAGGAGGCACTCTTACATGGTTTAGGTCCATCTAGTACTAGGGCGCTATATCTTGTGGCAGATTTAATATATAATGAACCGCCCTCCTATAATGACCCTGTTAACATGCCTTACGATCCCTTTAAATATGCTTATGCAATTGGAGGAAAGGACGGTATTCCATTTCCAGTTAACAGGAAGGTTGCATATGAGGTAATCTACACCTTAGAGGATATACTGCAAAGGATCAAGACCGAAGAGAAAGACAGGGAATTTGCACTTAGGAAATTGAGAAGTTTAGCTGAAGGGTTAAAGGAATAG
- a CDS encoding class II glutamine amidotransferase encodes MCRLLGFSVKGEVDHKALKSLIDAARNDVFSRYLNHPHGWGISAIIYRDNKPRVLHFKSPIPIYDDPTFYDIASLLKGDRVIGMIHVRRAGKGFLLGVRHNHPYHVRTKNLDIYFAHNGSISRKAFEDPNYPSTDSYLFLQEIIKNIDRNNLDVKRAYEETIIKLSEFSVTLNSILLSLSNEDVSLLVGHYYNKNKMRDVEDYYKMYRYENYVFSSTVMYYYGVKGEELRQGSVIEI; translated from the coding sequence ATGTGTAGATTATTAGGATTTTCAGTAAAAGGTGAAGTTGACCATAAGGCTTTGAAATCCCTAATTGATGCTGCAAGAAACGATGTGTTTTCTAGATATCTCAATCACCCTCATGGTTGGGGAATTTCAGCAATTATATATAGGGATAATAAACCCAGAGTACTCCACTTCAAGTCACCAATCCCAATTTATGATGATCCCACATTTTATGATATTGCAAGCCTATTGAAAGGAGACAGAGTAATAGGCATGATTCATGTCAGGAGAGCTGGAAAGGGTTTTCTTTTAGGAGTAAGGCATAATCACCCATATCATGTGAGGACAAAGAATCTGGATATTTACTTCGCCCATAATGGATCTATAAGTAGAAAAGCATTTGAAGACCCAAACTACCCTTCAACAGATAGTTACCTTTTCCTGCAAGAGATAATAAAGAACATCGATAGAAACAACCTTGATGTGAAGAGAGCCTATGAGGAGACAATAATCAAGCTGTCTGAGTTTTCAGTCACTTTGAACTCAATTCTCTTATCATTAAGTAATGAGGATGTATCTCTCTTGGTCGGGCATTATTACAATAAGAATAAGATGAGGGATGTAGAAGATTACTACAAGATGTATAGATATGAAAACTATGTTTTCTCTTCCACTGTTATGTATTACTATGGAGTTAAAGGTGAGGAATTAAGACAGGGTAGTGTAATCGAAATTTAA
- a CDS encoding metallophosphoesterase family protein, producing the protein MLIAATSDIHSPRYLTQFFASFNLIRNLSIDIFLLAGDLANEGEYIHFKPVYDVLKRFRTIAVFGNEDFRENRDSYKETYPDIKWLEEDIVEFELGDILVSIIGSDGVLEEPTKWQKLNGIDENYYREKARKIEDLLCKARGDVKLLLTHYACTFMTVQGEKKSIFPHLGYRILEETSCLPHLAIHGHAHHSKVTQGLVRGVRVYNVALPANHKIVLIRL; encoded by the coding sequence ATGCTAATAGCAGCAACATCAGATATCCATTCACCTAGATATCTAACGCAGTTCTTTGCTTCATTTAATTTAATAAGGAATCTCTCCATTGATATATTCCTTTTAGCAGGTGATTTAGCCAATGAAGGAGAGTACATACACTTTAAACCGGTATACGATGTTCTAAAGAGGTTTAGGACAATAGCAGTATTTGGAAATGAGGACTTTAGGGAGAACAGGGATTCGTATAAGGAAACTTATCCTGATATAAAATGGTTGGAAGAGGATATCGTGGAGTTCGAGTTGGGAGATATCTTAGTCAGTATAATCGGTAGTGACGGCGTTTTAGAAGAACCTACAAAGTGGCAAAAACTTAACGGTATTGATGAGAACTATTATAGGGAGAAGGCTAGAAAAATAGAGGATTTACTGTGTAAGGCTAGAGGAGACGTGAAGTTACTTTTGACACATTACGCATGTACATTTATGACTGTCCAGGGAGAGAAAAAGAGCATATTTCCCCACTTGGGTTATAGGATACTTGAGGAAACCAGCTGTTTACCCCATTTGGCTATACATGGTCATGCGCATCACTCTAAAGTCACTCAAGGCTTGGTTAGAGGAGTGAGAGTTTATAACGTTGCGTTACCTGCTAATCATAAGATTGTCTTAATAAGGTTATAG
- a CDS encoding PfkB family carbohydrate kinase, producing MIVVVGSYNVDFLIKVRDFPSEGETVFSDGVYIDHGGKGSNQAVSASRLGGNVRLISAVGNDEFGKRAIKFWEDERLDVAYVKIKNALTGSAYIVFDRRGRNFIVVNRGANALLSEDDLDGCLNGDILLTQLEVNENVVKKALKEFPGVKVLNPAPAVLNDNSLLEYVDILTPNEIEFKELTGTQDLNYGIDLLLKKVKRAVIVTLGERGAYIGTRERRILIPTLAVDAIDTTGAGDVFNASLAVYLEKGYSLERAVRISNIISAYSTTRIGALGPRLSEVSELIEKE from the coding sequence ATGATTGTTGTCGTTGGAAGTTATAATGTGGATTTTCTAATTAAGGTTAGAGACTTCCCGTCAGAGGGAGAAACAGTTTTCAGCGATGGTGTCTATATAGATCACGGAGGGAAGGGCTCAAATCAAGCTGTATCTGCATCAAGACTAGGTGGAAACGTTAGGTTAATCTCTGCAGTGGGTAATGACGAGTTCGGAAAAAGGGCTATAAAATTTTGGGAGGACGAGAGGTTAGATGTTGCGTATGTGAAAATTAAAAACGCGTTAACAGGGTCTGCTTATATAGTCTTTGATAGGAGAGGGAGGAACTTCATAGTCGTGAATAGAGGAGCAAACGCTCTCCTCAGCGAGGACGACTTAGATGGATGTTTAAATGGAGATATTTTACTTACACAATTGGAAGTGAACGAGAACGTTGTCAAGAAAGCATTGAAGGAGTTCCCCGGTGTTAAAGTACTAAATCCAGCCCCCGCTGTTCTTAATGACAACTCCCTGCTTGAGTACGTTGACATATTAACTCCAAATGAAATTGAGTTTAAGGAATTAACAGGTACTCAAGATTTGAACTACGGAATAGACTTACTCTTAAAGAAAGTTAAGAGAGCAGTAATAGTAACGTTAGGTGAAAGGGGAGCTTATATAGGCACAAGGGAGAGGAGAATTTTAATCCCTACACTCGCAGTAGACGCTATTGATACTACAGGAGCTGGTGATGTGTTTAATGCATCCCTGGCAGTTTACCTTGAAAAGGGCTATAGTTTAGAGAGGGCGGTGAGAATCTCTAACATAATCTCAGCGTATTCAACTACAAGGATAGGTGCCTTAGGACCCAGGTTGAGCGAGGTGAGTGAACTAATTGAGAAAGAGTGA
- a CDS encoding AAA-associated domain-containing protein, whose product MVEGPLHPDARVADLLGLLSVLYNTFDGKADVYVLEKELEVDIDELMPILYAANSMGFINLVEGDTIITDKGIEFIKGNIKRRKELLRESLDRIEPFKTAKDLKRFKTEDLLKSLEEKGITLYSSPSGLRDLEIILTEWGIYSNFLKKDGEEYAVP is encoded by the coding sequence ATGGTAGAGGGACCCTTACATCCGGATGCAAGAGTAGCAGACCTATTAGGATTACTTTCAGTTCTATACAACACTTTTGATGGAAAAGCTGACGTTTACGTTCTAGAGAAGGAACTGGAGGTCGACATTGATGAACTAATGCCTATTCTTTACGCGGCAAACTCCATGGGTTTTATTAACCTAGTTGAAGGGGATACTATAATAACAGATAAGGGAATAGAGTTTATCAAAGGAAATATTAAAAGAAGAAAAGAGTTATTAAGGGAATCCTTAGATAGAATAGAACCTTTCAAAACAGCCAAGGATTTAAAGAGATTTAAGACTGAGGATTTGCTGAAGTCACTTGAAGAGAAGGGAATTACATTATACAGTAGTCCATCAGGGCTAAGAGATCTGGAGATAATATTGACTGAATGGGGTATATACTCCAATTTCCTTAAGAAGGACGGAGAGGAATACGCTGTCCCCTAA
- a CDS encoding zinc ribbon domain-containing protein yields the protein MEELIEAKILNYGKLKEIHKQILFIREYSKIVKGGPPPSNIPRELYYQATSSSNKIRYGPLRIIGNTSPYRIPEVDALVSSTRRSPPLYAIAEFSDDVRVFLAYEKPKSIVGIDIGVRHLITVVSIREDSLWKVRYWGNDVITEEMIKVIGDPQGVSEIRTIKGKIGNIIRDVVSFIQDLNPKVVAIEDLEYFESKIGSALRTVEKELESHLYRKGVKFRKLPPYYTSKICSNCGFRRGEVMGPLFVCPSCGYKADRDFNAAYNLALQCKYTC from the coding sequence ATGGAAGAGCTGATAGAAGCTAAAATTTTGAATTACGGAAAATTAAAAGAGATCCATAAACAGATTTTGTTTATCAGGGAGTACTCGAAGATAGTGAAGGGGGGTCCTCCCCCCTCAAATATACCCCGTGAATTGTATTATCAAGCCACCTCCTCAAGTAACAAAATAAGATACGGTCCATTGAGAATAATAGGAAATACAAGTCCCTATAGAATACCTGAAGTCGATGCTCTAGTGAGTTCGACAAGAAGATCACCTCCTCTCTATGCTATAGCTGAATTTTCAGATGACGTGAGAGTTTTTCTAGCTTATGAAAAGCCTAAATCAATAGTTGGTATTGACATCGGGGTGAGGCACTTAATCACAGTGGTGTCGATTAGAGAAGATAGCCTCTGGAAAGTAAGATATTGGGGAAACGATGTAATAACTGAAGAGATGATAAAGGTAATCGGTGATCCGCAGGGAGTTTCAGAAATAAGGACGATAAAGGGTAAGATTGGTAATATCATAAGAGATGTTGTGTCATTTATCCAAGACCTTAACCCTAAAGTAGTCGCAATAGAGGATTTAGAATATTTTGAGAGTAAAATAGGCAGTGCATTGAGAACTGTGGAGAAAGAACTAGAGAGTCACCTATATAGGAAGGGAGTTAAGTTCAGAAAACTTCCCCCATATTACACGAGCAAAATTTGCTCTAACTGTGGATTCAGGAGAGGTGAAGTGATGGGACCGTTATTTGTCTGTCCATCATGTGGTTACAAGGCTGACAGAGACTTTAACGCCGCGTATAACCTGGCACTACAATGTAAATATACTTGTTAG
- the cas4 gene encoding CRISPR-associated protein Cas4: MLIEALINSKIKDYMSHQREEGVLYVTDLLRCPMKLRFETMYKEIALSEAFTPATMLGDLVHLGLQEFIKSVYPNSQIEVEGEKTIPVDGKEIKIKGRADAIIQINDEKVIVEIKSARADRSLPHEHHKYQLQIYLWLFGIKRGLLVYITPDRVTEYSVNEPAEEVTIIRLAEETLKAKIAPRYSWECEYCAFKTLCPYKKIK; encoded by the coding sequence ATGCTGATCGAGGCTCTTATAAATTCCAAAATAAAGGACTATATGTCCCACCAAAGAGAAGAGGGAGTATTATACGTTACAGACCTACTGAGATGCCCCATGAAACTTAGATTTGAGACCATGTATAAAGAGATCGCACTATCTGAAGCGTTCACCCCAGCTACTATGCTAGGAGACCTTGTTCATTTAGGACTACAGGAATTCATAAAGAGTGTGTACCCCAACTCTCAAATCGAAGTTGAAGGAGAGAAGACTATTCCGGTAGACGGAAAGGAGATAAAGATTAAGGGTAGAGCAGACGCCATAATACAGATAAACGACGAAAAGGTCATAGTTGAAATAAAGAGTGCTAGGGCAGACAGAAGCCTACCGCATGAACATCACAAATATCAACTGCAAATTTACCTCTGGCTTTTTGGGATAAAGAGAGGACTTTTGGTATACATAACACCAGATAGGGTCACCGAATACTCAGTAAACGAACCCGCAGAGGAGGTAACTATAATAAGATTAGCAGAAGAGACGTTGAAGGCTAAGATAGCTCCACGTTATTCCTGGGAATGTGAATATTGTGCCTTTAAGACTTTGTGTCCCTATAAGAAAATAAAGTGA
- a CDS encoding MBL fold metallo-hydrolase, producing MEFTPLAFESLGVRSQATLVETKDVRILIDPAVSLAPRRFGLPPHQIEVDRLTELAKKIYEEAKIADIIIITHYHYDHHDPGYVIPLDIYQNKTVYIKDPQNFINPSQKFRRAPRFIKTITGKPKTMESADGKVVKYGSTTIQFSKAVPHGADERLGYVIQVAINDKDSTILFTSDIEGAPKNSHIDFIKSVRPNFLIIDGPLSYLLGRALSQDELDTEIKNMEEVVRNGLQYAIIDHHVLRDPNYESVLKPVKEVANSVGCKVISASEYLREPPQLLEAKRRELFQRDNRPAKIPRGLAKLLSAGEGG from the coding sequence ATGGAATTTACACCTTTAGCATTTGAGAGCCTTGGAGTAAGGTCGCAGGCAACACTGGTAGAGACAAAGGATGTGAGAATACTGATAGACCCTGCGGTATCCTTAGCTCCAAGGAGGTTTGGCTTACCCCCTCACCAGATCGAGGTCGACAGGCTCACGGAACTGGCAAAGAAAATATATGAGGAGGCAAAAATTGCGGACATCATAATAATAACCCACTATCATTACGATCACCATGATCCAGGATATGTCATCCCACTAGACATATACCAAAACAAGACTGTGTACATTAAGGACCCACAAAACTTTATAAACCCAAGCCAAAAGTTCAGGAGAGCTCCACGCTTCATTAAGACGATAACGGGAAAGCCTAAAACAATGGAAAGTGCAGACGGTAAAGTTGTAAAGTATGGCTCAACAACTATTCAATTTTCAAAAGCCGTTCCTCATGGTGCCGATGAGAGACTAGGATATGTGATACAAGTAGCTATAAATGACAAGGACTCAACTATACTATTCACGTCTGACATAGAAGGAGCACCAAAGAATTCACATATAGACTTCATTAAGTCAGTGAGACCAAATTTCCTCATAATAGATGGACCATTAAGTTACCTACTAGGAAGAGCACTGTCACAGGATGAACTTGATACAGAGATAAAGAACATGGAAGAAGTGGTGAGAAATGGTTTACAGTATGCTATAATTGATCATCATGTACTCAGGGATCCGAACTACGAAAGTGTGTTGAAACCTGTGAAAGAGGTTGCAAACAGCGTAGGTTGTAAAGTAATTTCGGCTTCAGAGTATCTGAGGGAACCACCTCAGCTACTCGAGGCTAAAAGAAGAGAACTATTCCAAAGAGACAATAGACCTGCTAAAATACCTAGGGGTTTAGCTAAATTACTAAGTGCTGGGGAAGGGGGATAA
- a CDS encoding MBL fold metallo-hydrolase: MKIVFVGTGAGSTKGSKRVKSSIYVKGSEGSLLLDLGSGASFKLDDLELVDFSAIFVTHLHIDHINGIPDHLIYRRIFGLPDVEIRSPPGLYEILSSYQKWNGINIKLIEESKPKGKVGDLNIYSVEACHAIYAVSYVITDNKRKIVYTGDTSQPCEPIMEEIKDADLVIHEASCLEECSKYGHTSVKQLLSMFSSPSKLVMTHIPSQIEDQVKLIAKNYIVAYDGLVLNV; encoded by the coding sequence GTGAAAATAGTCTTTGTGGGAACTGGAGCAGGGTCAACAAAAGGGAGCAAAAGAGTGAAATCCTCTATATATGTGAAAGGCAGTGAAGGGTCACTACTACTGGATTTAGGTTCTGGAGCAAGTTTCAAATTAGATGACCTGGAACTAGTGGATTTCTCTGCAATATTTGTAACACATTTACATATTGACCACATAAACGGAATCCCTGACCACTTAATATACAGAAGAATTTTCGGTCTTCCTGACGTAGAAATTAGATCTCCTCCCGGACTATACGAAATACTTAGCTCTTATCAAAAATGGAATGGTATAAACATAAAGTTGATCGAGGAAAGTAAACCTAAAGGGAAGGTAGGAGACTTAAACATATACTCTGTGGAGGCTTGCCATGCAATATACGCTGTTTCGTATGTGATAACCGATAATAAAAGGAAAATTGTGTATACCGGAGATACGTCCCAGCCGTGTGAGCCAATTATGGAGGAAATTAAGGACGCTGATTTGGTTATCCATGAGGCAAGTTGCTTAGAGGAGTGTTCTAAATATGGACATACATCAGTTAAACAATTACTATCAATGTTTTCGAGTCCAAGCAAGTTAGTTATGACACATATACCTTCACAAATAGAAGATCAAGTTAAATTAATAGCCAAGAATTATATAGTAGCATATGATGGGTTAGTATTAAATGTGTAG
- a CDS encoding glycosyltransferase — protein MLNEIVVFFSILVSSWNIYNSALSFYGLTWRVNQKIEYSDKTFSILVPAKNEEKVLGRLLDRLINQEYDKSKYEIIVVEDGSTDRTFQICKNYEENYDNVRCVKLDKSNVPNGKSRALNYAMKLAKFDIIGVFDADTFPRLDVLSYVSGSFDSDNVVAVQGKLIPINVRESIIARFASLEELFNEYSIGGRARFGLFVPLEGTCTFVKKSIIEEMGGWNEYSLTEDLDLSVKLTSAGYKIMYNPNVVAWREVASSLRWLIKQRLRWYRGHFEISLSMPKKIDPRIFDGILLIGTPIFMLMNLVNYSLVLIYQTPLFVVTMVIVSTATLLSFITAVGISRKHLIEYQYSILSLIYMNFVMLLNVTAVFLEIVRVPRVWIKTERSGKISVPEV, from the coding sequence ATGCTTAATGAAATCGTAGTATTCTTTAGCATATTAGTTTCATCATGGAACATTTATAACAGTGCTCTATCATTCTATGGGCTTACTTGGAGGGTAAACCAAAAAATAGAGTACAGCGATAAAACTTTCTCTATTCTAGTGCCAGCAAAAAATGAGGAGAAGGTTTTAGGCAGACTCCTTGATCGGCTGATAAACCAAGAATATGATAAATCTAAATACGAGATTATAGTTGTGGAGGACGGATCAACAGACAGGACTTTTCAAATTTGTAAAAACTACGAGGAGAATTACGATAATGTGAGATGTGTCAAGCTGGACAAATCTAATGTTCCTAATGGAAAGAGCAGGGCGTTGAACTATGCCATGAAACTTGCAAAATTTGATATAATAGGAGTATTTGACGCAGACACGTTTCCTAGGTTAGATGTTTTAAGCTATGTGTCAGGATCCTTTGATTCAGATAACGTTGTAGCTGTTCAAGGAAAGTTAATTCCAATAAATGTTAGGGAAAGTATAATAGCGAGATTTGCCAGCCTTGAAGAGCTTTTTAATGAGTACTCTATTGGTGGAAGAGCCAGATTTGGATTGTTTGTCCCCTTAGAAGGTACTTGCACATTCGTTAAAAAATCCATTATAGAGGAGATGGGGGGATGGAATGAATATAGCTTAACCGAAGATTTGGATTTGAGTGTAAAACTGACTAGTGCTGGTTACAAAATAATGTATAACCCTAATGTGGTTGCATGGAGAGAAGTAGCCAGTAGTTTGAGATGGTTAATAAAGCAGAGGTTGAGGTGGTACAGGGGACACTTTGAAATTTCATTATCCATGCCCAAGAAGATTGACCCCAGGATATTTGACGGAATACTCCTTATAGGAACTCCTATATTTATGTTGATGAACCTTGTAAATTACTCCTTAGTCCTAATATATCAGACCCCGCTTTTCGTTGTGACCATGGTAATTGTTTCCACGGCGACTCTTTTGTCTTTCATAACGGCAGTTGGAATATCGAGGAAACACTTAATTGAATATCAATACTCTATACTATCCCTCATTTACATGAATTTCGTAATGTTATTAAATGTCACAGCAGTATTCTTGGAAATAGTGAGAGTTCCAAGAGTTTGGATAAAGACGGAGAGAAGTGGGAAGATATCAGTACCTGAGGTGTAG